The following proteins are co-located in the Silene latifolia isolate original U9 population chromosome 1, ASM4854445v1, whole genome shotgun sequence genome:
- the LOC141606943 gene encoding protein RRP6-like 2 — MEIDPSKADAELEALRKKSEALKTLSIGPISSSISKLSNSSRVLPSEKDFHFYYNFNEFRAPIDEIGAKSQSMLQQIGSSKRLWGGKELVFPQDVEDDSCDWLVNVNDEVTEKFDMSLDEFSRLRKLEEEEARNRPLVDENGFQLVCGKKKKAALANVTEKEDNVAASTTVRVAERDKKTAGPKPKIPFHIPTIRRPQEEFNILVNNKNQPFQHVWLERSEDGSRFIHPLEKLSVSDFVDSNVEGLEPVEPPPYESTPFKMVEDVKDLKEMAAKLRSVNELAVDLEHNQYRSFQGLTCLMQISTRTEDFVVDTLKLRIHIGPYLREIFKDPTKKKVMHGADRDIAWLQRDFGIYVCNLFDTGQASRVLQLERNSLEYLLQHFCGVAANKEYQNADWRLRPIPTEMLRYAREDTHYLLYIYDLMRIRLLSECTDPENPNALLLEVYKRSYDLCMQLYEKELLTDTSYLHIYGVQGANLDAKQLSVVAGLFEWRDGVARQEDESTGYILPNKLLLEIAKQMPLTTSNLKRLLKSKHPYVERSLSSVINIIRHSVQNASSFEAVAEQLKEGRIQVPQLVFAEDDFPELQTAGDINEGDSCKANSQNGNVGTERTISLLQRDQSAISRQKSDLATSTIHSGKVSEVTVQVRKKPGGGFGALLGSSALKKTNNLNKGVFNLEQIKSTVNLPFYAFSQVPNKAPNQAFEEQQRTSSGSLLTGDRALENASSSKSEDVILLDGDQDSDQASEEPNTESEAPVSAASNTKFEDVINLDSDSNDDEELAEENNKSRTTDQFGSEPELVVLDDEDDDDEPMSLSDLSSSFQKCLQSESQDQVIKEDDKSNESGVLHFKPFDYEAARKQMELGENTKKTTDSGDNKDLNVGKKKGVGGGRSKQDELLPQGKRRQAFPASGNRSSTFR, encoded by the exons ATGGAGATTGATCCTTCAAAAGCAGACGCAGAattagaagcattaaggaagaaATCGGAAGCATTAAAAACATTATCAATTGGCCCTATTTCATCCTCAATTTCAAAGCTTTCAAATTCATCTAGGGTTTTACCGTCGGAGAAAGACTTCCATTTCTACTACAATTTCAATGAATTTCGAGCCCCAATTGATGAAATTGGAGCAAAATCTCAGTCAATGTTGCAACAAATTGGCTCTTCAAAGAGGTTATGGGGCGGTAAAGAGTTGGTATTTCCTCAGGATGTTGAAGACGATTCTTGTGATTGGTTGGTTAATGTGAACGACGAGGTTACAGAGAAGTTCGATATGTCATTGGATGAGTTTTCGAGGTTGCGAAagctggaggaggaggaggctagAAATCGGCCTCTTGTTGATGAAAATGGTTTTCAATTGGTGTGTGGGAAGAAGAAGAAGGCTGCTCTTGCCAATGTCACAGAGAAAGAGGACAATGTGGCTGCTTCAACCACGGTTCGAGTAGCTGAGAGAGATAAAAAGACGGCTGGGCCAAAGCCGAAAATCCCGTTTCATATACCTACTATTAGGAGGCCTCAGGAGGAGTTTAACATACTGGTTAATAACAAGAATCAGCCGTTTCAGCACGTGTGGCTCGAGCGTAGTGAGGATGGGTCGAGGTTTATTCACCCATTG GAAAAGCTTTCTGTTTCCGACTTTGTGGATTCTAATGTTGAAGGCCTTGAGCCAGTGGAGCCGCCTCCATATGAATCTACTCCATTTAAGATGGTGGAAGACGTCAAGGATTTGAAGGAAATGGCAGCTAAATTACGTAGTGTGAATGAGCTTGCT GTTGATCTAGAACACAATCAATATCGGTCTTTCCAGGGGCTGACTTGCTTGATGCAAATATCTACGAGAACTGAAGATTTTGTTGTAGATACCTTGAAACTGAGAATTCACATTGGCCCATATTTGAGAGAAATTTTTAAGGATCCTACTAAGAAAAAG GTTATGCATGGAGCGGACAGGGATATTGCATGGCTTCAGAGGGACTTTGGTATATATGTATGCAATTTATTCGATACTGGGCAG GCATCACGGGTGTTGCAATTGGAGCGAAATAGCCTGGAATATCTTCTTCAGCATTTCTGCGGGGTTGCTGCTAATAAAGA GTACCAAAATGCAGATTGGAGGTTGCGTCCTATTCCTACAGAGATGCTAAG GTACGCCAGAGAAGACACCCATTACTTGCTATATATTTATGATTTAATGAGAATCAGGCTGCTTTCAGAGTGTacagatcctgaaaatcctaatgCGCTTCTGCTAGAG GTGTACAAGCGTAGCTATGATCTTTGCATGCAACTTTATGAAAAGGAGCTGTTAACAGATACATCATATCTCCACATATATGG TGTCCAGGGAGCTAATTTAGATGCAAAGCAGCTTTCGGTTGTTGCT GGCCTCTTTGAGTGGAGGGATGGAGTTGCCCGACAAGAAGATGAAAGCACCGGCTATATACTGCCGAATAAGTTGCTTCTCGAAATAG CCAAGCAGATGCCTCTCACTACCAGTAATTTGAAACGCTTGCTCAAATCTAAGCACCCTTATGTGGAGCGCAGTCTCAGTTCAGTTATCAATATCATCAGGCATTCTGTACAAAATGCTTCCTCTTTTGAAGCAGTAGCTGAGCAGTTAAAGGAGGGTCGCATTCAG GTACCTCAGCTAGTTTTTGCTGAGGATGATTTTCCTGAGCTGCAGACCGCCGGTGATATTAATGAAG GAGATTCATGTAAAGCAAATAGTCAAAACGGGAATGTTGGTACTGAGAGAACAATTTCTCTGTTACAAAGAGATCAATCGGCTATTTCCAGGCAGAAAAGTGATTTAGCTACAAGTACCATACACTCCGGGAAG GTTTCGGAAGTAACCGTCCAGGTCCGAAAAAAGCCTGGTGGTGGTTTTGGGGCTTTGCTGGGAAGTTCTGCGTTAAAGAAGACTAATAATCTCAATAAG GGTGTGTTCAACTTGGAGCAGATCAAGTCTACAGTCAATCTTCCTTTTTATGCGTTTTCACAGGTGCCGAACAAAGCACCTAATCAAGCATTTGAAGAGCAACAAAGAACATCCTCTGGATCCTTGCTAACTGGGGACCGAGCTCTTGAAAATGCTTCAAGCAGCAAATCAGAAGATGTTATATTATTGGATGGCGATCAGGATTCTGATCAGGCTTCTGAAGAGCCAAATACAGAGTCCGAGGCTCCTGTGTCTGCAGCTTCCAACACCAAGTTTGAGGACGTAATAAACTTGGATAGTGACTCTAATGATGATGAAGAATTAGCTGAAGAAAATAATAAAAGCAGGACAACTGATCAATTTGGTTCTGAGCCAGAGTTGGTGGTtcttgatgatgaagatgatgatgatgagcccATGTCTCTTTCCGATTTATCATCCAGTTTCCAGAAATGTCTGCAGTCGGAGAGTCAGGACCAGGTAATCAAAGAAGATGACAAATCCAATGAAAGTGGCGTCTTGCATTTCAAGCCATTCGATTATGAAGCTGCTAGAAAACAGATGGAGCTTGGGGAAAATACGAAGAAAACGACAGATTCCGGAGATAATAAGGATTTAAATGTAGGGAAGAAAAAAGGTGTTGGGGGTGGTAGaagcaagcaagatgaattaCTTCCGCAAGGGAAAAGACGTCAAGCCTTCCCAGCTAGTGGGAATCGAAGTTCAACCTTTAGGTGA
- the LOC141606950 gene encoding putative inactive leucine-rich repeat receptor-like protein kinase At3g03770: protein MRLWQSVVLLVLVFLASVSFSLSEKLQSSQVDTLLKIQAHLNFPFVLSNWNRKTNFCNLDSSTSVTIVCYGNNITQLIIIGNEGAPKLPHNFSMDSLVTALVEFPSLKVLTLASLGLWGSLPANIQQLTSIEMLNMSSNYLYGGIPKQMSSLQNLQGVILDDNMFSGQIPDIFASFAALNILSLRNNSFDGSLPTSLSKLGGLRVLALANNHFSGQVPDLRGSEDLQELDLENNTLGPNFPQLGNKLVILDLRNNRFRSGVPVEIGSYYQLEKIDVSSNIFMGPLPLSLLSLPSINYLNIAGNKFTGILSRNISCSNALSFVDLSSNLLTGDLPDCLDLNGKQQIIHYEGNCLNTQDQSQHAYSYCRNEALAAGIVPFRQKQNRARKAILALAIVGGAFVTVVAAVLIFFLVRRVQAKKQQDSQEPRVITEKASVGYASKLLTDARYISQTMKLGALGIPAYRTFSLEELEAATNNFGSTAFMGEGTHGQMYRGQLRDGSLVAIRCLKLKESCTTEYFMPHLELISKLRHRHLVSVIGHCFEHYMEDSSVSRLFLVFEYVPNGTLRSWISAGRARKKLTWSQRIAASMGIAKGIEFLHTGIVPGIFSNNIRITDVLMDQNFSAKISSYNLPLLAENMGQVSHGKSTMYKEFYSRVEHEDKMDVYDFGVILLEILVGRPIKTRSELNAWRNQVQASLAADDTARRSIVAEEIGSTCSDQSLKTMIEICIRCLTKDAGTRPSIEDVLWNLQFAAQVQDAWQGGESLTSRSASVSPPRLPRLRLTYQ, encoded by the exons ATGAGGCTTTGGCAATCAGTAGTGTTGCTTGTTCTTGTGTTTCTGGCTTCGGTTTCTTTTTCGCTCTCAGAGAAGCTACAATCATCACAAGTAGACACCCTTCTCAAAATTCAAGCACACCTCAACTTCCCTTTTGTTTTAAGCAACTGGAATAGGAAAACAAACTTTTGTAATTTGGATTCATCAACCTCGGTGACTATTGTATGCTATGGGAATAATATAACTCAACTTATTATCATTGGAAATGAAGGAGCTCCCAAGTTGCCTCATAATTTCTCTATGGATTCTTTAGTTACAGCCCTTGTCGAGTTTCCGAGCTTGAAGGTTCTTACTTTGGCTTCGTTAGGCTTATGGGGATCATTACCTGCGAATATTCAACAATTAACTTCTATTGAGATGCTTAACATGAGCTCAAATTACTTATATGGTGGCATTCCTAAACAGATGTCTTCCCTACAGAATCTCCAAGGTGTCATTCTTGATGATAACATGTTTAGCGGCCAAATTCCCGACATTTTTGCGTCATTTGCTGCTTTGAATATTCTGAGTTTAAGGAATAACTCGTTTGATGGGTCTTTGCCAACAAGTTTGAGCAAATTGGGTGGTCTCAGAGTTCTTGCTCTTGCAAATAATCACTTTTCTGGACAAGTGCCTGACCTTAGGGGATCAGAAGACCTCCAAGAGCTTGATTTGGAAAACAACACCCTTGGACCCAATTTTCCTCAGCTTGGAAACAAGTTGGTGATACTTGACTTAAGAAATAACAGGTTTAGGTCTGGTGTTCCTGTTGAAATTGGTTCATATTATCAGCTGGAGAAAATCGACGTTTCTTCCAATATATTTATGGGTCCTTTGCCACTGTCGCTGTTATCTCTTCCCTCGATCAACTATCTTAACATTGCAGGAAACAAGTTTACTGGAATCCTCAGTAGAAATATATCTTGCAGTAATGCACTTAGTTTTGTGGACCTGTCATCAAATCTTTTGACTGGGGATTTGCCTGACTGCCTCGACTTAAACGGAAAGCAACAAATTATCCATTATGAAGGAAATTGCTTAAACACGCAAGACCAAAGCCAACATGCATATTCTTACTGTAGAAATGAAGCTTTGGCTGCAGGAATTGTGCCTTTCCGCCAGAAGCAGAACCGTGCAAGAAAAGCCATTTTAGCATTGGCGATAGTTGGGGGAGCATTTGTAACTGTTGTAGCTGCCGTTTTGATTTTCTTTTTGGTTAGGAGAGTTCAAGCAAAGAAGCAGCAGGATTCACAGGAGCCTAGGGTAATTACAGAAAAGGCTTCAGTTGGATACGCGTCAAAGTTGCTTACCGATGCAA GATATATAAGTCAAACAATGAAGCTTGGAGCCCTGGGGATTCCAGCATATCGAACATTCTCACTAGAGGAACTTGAGGCGGCCACAAATAATTTTGGTTCAACAGCGTTTATGGGAGAAGGTACTCATGGTCAG ATGTACAGGGGACAACTCAGAGATGGTTCCCTTGTTGCCATCAGATGCCTAAAGCTAAAGGAAAGCTGCACTACTGAATACTTCATGCCCCACTTAGAACTCATATCTAAGCTACGGCACCGCCATTTGGTTAGCGTAATTGGACATTGTTTCGAGCATTACATGGAAGATTCAAGTGTAAGCAGATTATTCCTTGTATTTGAGTATGTACCTAATGGCACACTCAGGAGTTGGATCTCTG CTGGTCGTGCCAGAAAAAAACTCACTTGGTCACAACGTATAGCTGCTTCTATGGGAATTGCAAAAGGAATCGAGTTTCTTCACACAGGGATTGTGCCTGGAATCTTCTCAAATAACATCAGGATAACAGATGTTTTAATGGACCAAAATTTTTCTGCTAAAATCAGCAGCTATAACCTTCCTCTGCTGGCGGAAAACATGGGGCAG GTTTCTCATGGAAAATCGACCATGTATAAGGAATTCTACAGTAG GGTGGAGCATGAAGATAAAATGGATGTTTATGACTTTGGAGTTATTCTACTTGAAATTCTTGTGggaagacctatcaaaacaaggAGTGAGCTCAATGCTTGGCGAAATCAG GTACAAGCAAGCCTAGCAGCAGATGATACAGCACGAAGGAGTATTGTGGCAGAAGAAATAGGGAGCACTTGTTCAGATCAGTCACTCAAGACAATGATAGAGATATGTATAAGATGTTTAACCAAAGATGCAGGTACAAGACCCTCCATAGAGGATGTACTGTGGAACCTGCAGTTTGCTGCTCAGGTTCAGGATGCATGGCAAGGTGGGGAATCTCTGACCAGTAGGAGTGCTTCTGTCTCTCCTCCACGGCTTCCTAGGCTAAGGCTCACTTACCAGTAA